One window of the Pedobacter ginsengisoli genome contains the following:
- a CDS encoding S9 family peptidase produces the protein MKSFFVAAFFFIAIISSSKVIAQGKQLDYDRANSLKDLFKDKAFGVTTDIAWAKGTNQILYAVTTANGKQFMLANVSKHEKKPAFDRQVISKKLSEIIGKDVDSTHLPLMRLRFSDNDKGIEFTAFNREWSVNVLSGQVEEVRWPKRSANDNGQEVLSPDQLIIAYIKNYNLYIRKAGQKESEVQLSFDGSANDYYDDAIVWAPDSKKIAVNKVRGYKEHKLYLIESSPKGQLQPKLHTNDYLKPGDSLKQFTPVLFWVETKKVKAMSPDLIRDQYNLSTPVWRKDSRAFTIEYNQRGHQQYCVIEMDASSGEAAILIDEKSKTFIHYSGKKYRYDVNDGKEIIWASERDGWNHLYLYDGVTKKVKNQITKGNWVVREVKYVDEEKKEIIFAASGREKDQDPYLKQYYKINFNGKGLKILTKESANHIVTLSSGRDMFVDQYSRVDLPPVTVVRSSFDGKVLMELETADIKNLLNTGWKAPEIFTGKGRDGITDIWGVITRPMNFDPQKTYPVIEYIYAGPHDSFVPKNFEILPGNGSRELAELGFIVVQMDGMGTSNRSKAFHDVCWKNLKDAGFPDRIEWIKAAAKKYPYMDISKMGIYGTSAGGQSSAGALLFHPEFYKVAVSSCGCHDNRMDKIWWNEQWMGYPIGPQYAESSNVENAYRLQGKLMLMVGELDDNVDPSSTLQVVDALIKANKNFDFLMLPGLKHTSGGDYGEHKRRDYFVKHLLGVEPPIW, from the coding sequence ATGAAATCATTCTTTGTTGCAGCATTTTTTTTCATAGCTATAATCAGCTCTTCAAAAGTAATTGCCCAGGGCAAGCAGTTGGATTATGATAGGGCTAATAGTTTAAAGGATTTATTTAAAGATAAAGCATTTGGCGTAACTACAGATATTGCCTGGGCTAAAGGAACAAATCAAATCTTATATGCTGTAACTACAGCAAACGGCAAACAATTCATGTTGGCCAACGTAAGCAAGCATGAAAAGAAGCCTGCTTTTGACCGACAGGTTATCTCCAAAAAACTAAGTGAAATTATAGGCAAAGATGTAGATTCTACTCATTTACCACTAATGCGGCTTCGTTTTTCTGATAATGATAAGGGAATAGAGTTTACAGCTTTTAACAGAGAGTGGAGTGTGAATGTCCTATCAGGACAGGTTGAGGAAGTAAGATGGCCAAAGCGATCTGCGAATGACAATGGTCAGGAGGTTTTATCCCCTGACCAACTGATTATAGCTTACATTAAAAATTATAATCTTTATATCCGCAAAGCGGGGCAAAAAGAATCAGAAGTTCAACTTAGTTTTGATGGATCCGCTAATGATTACTATGATGATGCAATAGTGTGGGCACCTGATAGTAAAAAAATAGCTGTAAATAAAGTAAGGGGATATAAAGAACATAAACTATATCTTATTGAGTCTTCTCCTAAAGGTCAGCTTCAGCCTAAACTTCATACCAATGACTATCTGAAGCCGGGGGATTCTCTTAAGCAGTTTACCCCTGTATTGTTTTGGGTTGAGACTAAAAAGGTGAAAGCCATGTCGCCCGATCTGATTAGGGATCAATATAATTTGTCTACTCCTGTATGGCGTAAGGACAGCAGGGCTTTTACTATTGAATACAATCAAAGAGGGCACCAGCAATATTGTGTTATTGAAATGGATGCAAGCTCCGGCGAAGCAGCCATTTTAATTGATGAAAAAAGTAAAACTTTTATTCATTATAGTGGTAAGAAATACCGGTATGATGTAAATGACGGAAAGGAAATTATCTGGGCATCTGAACGTGATGGCTGGAACCATCTTTATCTTTATGACGGGGTTACAAAAAAAGTAAAAAATCAGATCACTAAGGGTAATTGGGTTGTGCGGGAAGTAAAGTACGTTGATGAAGAAAAAAAGGAAATAATTTTTGCTGCAAGCGGAAGAGAGAAAGATCAGGATCCATACCTTAAACAATATTATAAGATCAATTTTAATGGAAAGGGACTGAAAATTTTAACAAAGGAAAGTGCCAATCATATTGTTACCCTTTCATCAGGGCGTGATATGTTTGTAGATCAGTATTCGAGGGTTGATTTGCCCCCTGTAACTGTTGTTAGAAGTTCTTTTGATGGTAAAGTACTTATGGAACTGGAGACAGCTGATATCAAAAACCTACTCAATACTGGCTGGAAGGCTCCTGAAATATTCACAGGCAAGGGTAGAGATGGCATTACAGATATCTGGGGCGTTATTACAAGGCCAATGAATTTTGATCCTCAAAAAACATATCCTGTAATTGAATATATATATGCTGGGCCTCATGATTCATTTGTACCTAAAAACTTCGAAATTTTGCCTGGGAATGGTTCAAGAGAGCTGGCTGAATTAGGGTTTATTGTTGTGCAGATGGACGGAATGGGAACATCTAACCGTTCTAAAGCTTTTCATGATGTTTGTTGGAAAAACCTTAAAGACGCGGGCTTTCCTGATCGTATAGAATGGATAAAAGCGGCTGCTAAGAAATATCCCTATATGGATATTAGTAAAATGGGTATTTATGGCACTTCAGCAGGTGGACAAAGTTCTGCAGGTGCACTTCTTTTTCATCCTGAATTTTATAAAGTTGCTGTATCTTCGTGTGGTTGTCATGATAATAGAATGGATAAAATATGGTGGAACGAGCAATGGATGGGTTACCCTATAGGACCTCAGTATGCTGAATCGTCTAACGTAGAAAATGCTTACAGGCTACAGGGGAAGCTGATGTTAATGGTTGGCGAGTTGGATGATAATGTAGATCCTTCGTCAACGTTGCAGGTAGTAGACGCATTAATAAAGGCCAATAAGAATTTTGATTTTTTGATGTTGCCCGGACTAAAGCATACATCGGGAGGGGATTATGGCGAACATAAGCGCCGGGATTATTTTGTGAAACATTTATTAGGGGTGGAGCCTCCAATCTGGTAA
- a CDS encoding aminopeptidase P family protein gives MFDKNEYIGRREVLSRKFNSGILLFLGNEDSPINFLHNTYRFRQDSSFLYYFGIQKSGLSAVIDIDEQQVVLFGDEMSIDDIVWMGRQKTLKEAAFDAGVLEVRAGSELVDYISYALKKKRNVHFLPPYRAENKTRLSALFNIVPDQVSGFASVAFIKAVVAQRSVKSEIELIEIDKAVSISADMQLLAMKIARPGMKESEVAAAIHMVALSEGGDLAYPIILTVNGQILHNHFYGNTLKEGNLVLNDSGAETEMGYAGDLTRTFPVGKTFNSLQREVYSIVLDAYSAAVGLLQADVQYLDVHRKACMTLAEGLKGLGLMKGNLEDAVSRGAHALFFQCGTGHMMGLDVHDMEDLGEQYVGYNDTILKNTSQFGLKSLRLGKELVSGNVLTVEPGIYFIPELIDLWEAKKSFSEYINYEKVKDFRSFGGIRVEDDFVITANGSRKLGKQLAISLDEVEEVRGSM, from the coding sequence ATGTTTGATAAGAACGAATATATTGGCAGACGGGAAGTACTTTCCCGCAAGTTTAATTCAGGAATTCTACTTTTCTTAGGAAATGAAGATAGCCCGATTAATTTTCTTCATAACACCTACCGTTTCAGGCAGGATAGTTCATTTCTTTACTATTTTGGAATTCAGAAGTCCGGCTTGTCGGCTGTAATTGATATTGATGAGCAGCAGGTTGTGCTATTTGGAGATGAAATGAGCATAGATGATATTGTTTGGATGGGGAGGCAGAAAACGCTTAAAGAAGCCGCTTTTGATGCCGGGGTGTTGGAAGTTCGTGCCGGATCGGAATTGGTTGATTATATATCTTACGCATTAAAAAAGAAAAGGAATGTTCATTTTCTTCCGCCTTATCGTGCAGAAAACAAGACGAGGTTGTCTGCTCTTTTTAATATTGTACCCGATCAGGTTTCAGGCTTTGCTTCGGTTGCGTTTATTAAGGCGGTTGTAGCACAGCGGTCGGTGAAGTCTGAAATTGAGTTAATTGAAATTGACAAAGCGGTTTCGATATCTGCTGATATGCAATTGTTGGCCATGAAAATAGCCCGTCCCGGAATGAAGGAAAGTGAAGTTGCTGCAGCTATACATATGGTAGCGCTAAGTGAAGGAGGTGATTTGGCTTATCCTATTATTCTAACTGTTAATGGGCAGATACTTCATAATCATTTTTACGGGAATACTTTAAAGGAAGGTAATCTTGTTTTAAATGATTCCGGGGCAGAAACTGAAATGGGGTATGCCGGAGATTTGACTCGTACATTTCCGGTCGGAAAGACCTTCAATTCTTTGCAAAGAGAAGTTTACAGTATCGTGCTGGATGCTTATTCTGCTGCGGTGGGGTTATTGCAAGCAGATGTACAGTATCTTGATGTACATCGTAAGGCATGTATGACATTGGCAGAGGGACTTAAGGGGTTGGGATTGATGAAGGGGAATCTGGAAGATGCCGTGAGCAGGGGGGCGCATGCATTGTTTTTTCAGTGTGGAACAGGACATATGATGGGATTAGATGTGCACGATATGGAAGATCTTGGTGAGCAATATGTTGGCTATAATGATACCATCTTAAAAAATACAAGTCAGTTTGGTCTTAAATCTCTTCGGTTGGGCAAAGAGTTGGTTTCAGGGAACGTATTAACCGTTGAACCTGGAATTTACTTTATTCCTGAGCTAATAGATCTCTGGGAGGCAAAAAAATCTTTTTCTGAATACATCAATTATGAAAAGGTAAAAGACTTTAGGTCTTTTGGCGGAATAAGGGTAGAAGATGATTTTGTAATTACAGCAAATGGTTCTCGCAAGCTAGGCAAGCAACTGGCAATTTCTTTAGACGAGGTTGAAGAAGTAAGGGGCTCGATGTAA
- a CDS encoding helix-turn-helix domain-containing protein, which translates to MPIIVNLDVMMAKRKMSLNELSEKVDLTLSNLSILKTGKAKAIRFSTLEAICKALDCQPADILEYVKEKD; encoded by the coding sequence ATGCCAATCATCGTAAATTTAGACGTCATGATGGCCAAGCGAAAAATGTCACTGAATGAATTGTCTGAGAAGGTTGATTTGACACTTTCGAATCTTTCCATTCTCAAAACAGGGAAAGCAAAAGCGATTCGCTTTAGTACATTGGAAGCCATTTGTAAAGCGCTCGATTGCCAGCCTGCAGATATACTAGAGTATGTAAAAGAGAAGGACTAG
- a CDS encoding DUF2975 domain-containing protein: MKIEISAKHILNVLQVLSWIIFIGLCIEAGTIIFNLVYTFAVKPINTDNFWQGADLSDLYRHDHGHFMVIALFMVIVAVMKAIIFYLIIKLFVDKKLSISQPFTSKLRKIILNVAFLTLGISFFSHYGGKYVAWMLEQKIEMPDLIKLDLYAADVWFFMAIILFVIAEVVKRGIEIQTENDLTI; this comes from the coding sequence ATGAAAATAGAAATTTCTGCCAAACACATCCTGAATGTACTGCAGGTACTTTCATGGATAATTTTCATTGGCCTGTGTATAGAAGCCGGAACCATTATTTTCAATCTGGTTTACACCTTTGCCGTTAAACCGATTAACACAGATAATTTCTGGCAAGGGGCTGATTTATCGGACCTCTACCGACATGATCATGGACATTTTATGGTCATTGCACTTTTTATGGTCATCGTAGCAGTGATGAAAGCGATCATTTTTTACCTTATTATCAAGCTGTTTGTTGATAAAAAACTGAGCATTTCCCAACCTTTCACTTCCAAATTGAGGAAGATTATTTTAAACGTAGCTTTTTTAACTCTGGGCATCAGTTTCTTTTCTCACTATGGAGGTAAATATGTAGCCTGGATGTTGGAGCAAAAGATAGAAATGCCCGACTTGATCAAATTGGATTTGTATGCTGCCGATGTATGGTTTTTTATGGCCATCATCCTGTTTGTAATTGCCGAGGTTGTAAAAAGAGGCATCGAAATTCAAACTGAAAACGACCTAACCATATAA